In bacterium, the sequence CACGTCATCGAGCATGACATCGTCTTAACTCTGGATATCATCTTTCAGCACGCTCGAACTGGAAAGCGTAGCGACGTAATTGAGGTGTAATATTGAACAGGCTCAATTTGCGTTTCCATTAAATTTTTATCTCTGAATTATCCTTTGCAACCAGCAACTCACAATTAAGATACCTCTTTCCAATCTCCAGTATTTTTTTCTCCTGTGTATAGAACTCAGGATGAAAGTGCGTTACAACAACCTTCTTAATACTTGCCTTACTTAGCATGCTAAAAAGGTCTTCAAGAGGTATATGAACTCCCTCAGTTATCAGTAGGTCAATTTCATCCTTTAATAAGGGGATTATATCCTCTATCTTTCCTATATCCCCAGTATAAACAATACGTTTTCCTCTGCATTCAAAAGAGAATGAATAGGAAGTTTTTGATTTAGAAGATTGTCCCTGTAAATGAGTATTTGGGAACGCAGATACTCTCAACCTATCATCTTCGAAAAACTCTCCCTCTTTTATGGGAATAATATTCACATCATATCTGAGTTCTGAGAGCCCAAGCGACATATCAAAAAAATTCTTAGAGGCCTCTATGCTGTCTTCCGGGAGGTATAAATTCACTTTATATTTATCAGACGGTCTGAATTTGTAACTACCCCTCGGGCTTGAACACATCTGAAAAACAGAGAGGAGTTGGGCCAAACCTCCTATATGGTCAGGATGGACATGTGAGAGAAAAACTGCTTTTATTGAAAAAATGTTATAGTTGCTGACATATAAAGTTGCACTACACGGCTCACCTGCATCTATAAGATAGGAAGAACTCCCTATCTGTAAAAGAATTGATGCGTTATACCGATTCAACCCTGCCAGCCCCGCAGCAGAGCCTAAAATTTTTATTTTCATGACTTTATTCAGAACTTTAGATATTAATTACAGTCTGCTACCAGTGGGCCTGCAAGCTCTTTAAGAAAGAAGAGTTTCCCAGCCAAAGTAGGCATAAAACTGGAAGGAATCCAGATGTTTGGCCCGTGTCTTAAAGTAACCCAGAGAGATAATCCCTGCCACATCATTCCCCTACCTAATGTCCCATCACATCCGCCGATTATTTTATCCGCTTTGAGGAATAGACCCGGACCAATTGTATTGGCAAAACATGGAACCAGAGTTGTGCGGCTCTTAAAACTGGTTATTGCGTTCTGTTCTATGGTCAAAGGATGTAGTTTTGCTCCCAATCTGTATTCCTGCTTCTTCCATTCTTCCTCTCCTGAAAATTCGCCGGCAAAATGCGGCTCCCAAAAAGCGATATGAAACATTCTTCCAATACCAAAAACAACTATGAGTTTTGCCCCCTCTTCTTTGAGCTGTCCTATCTTCTCAGCATATGTGGGAAGAATATTCTTAAGCGCAAAATGTCGTTGGTTTTTTGGAACAGTCAGATCACCGAGCGGTCCATATAAAGCTTGCTGCATTGCATTTTGAAAAGCTCCTATATTATCAGAAGGCAACGTATTCCCCTGTCTATCGCTCCATTCATCCATATTAAATCCATAAACATGTTTACAATCCACATTCCATTCCTTCAGAAAATAAACAGCCCATTTATACATTCCCATAGGGCCAACAGGCAATATAAACGCTATTTTTCTGCCCTCATCTCTTGCCCTTTTAATCTCTATAGCTATTTCATGACCCATCATAGTATCAAAATCACTCAAGGTTTCGCATGAAACAGGTTCAAACTTCTTGTTCCACCAATCCTGACGCTCAGTAACTGACTCCGGGGGATTATCACAACATTTATCCAGTTTCTCAATATTCCACCCTTGCGGGAAGAAATTCTCTAACAAAGATCCTTTAATTGTGCTCATTAAATCCATAATTATCCTCCATTATCTTGTTTCTTATATTTAACCTTATTCTTTAACAACTTCTCTAAGATATTATCCTGAGGGAACGGATGTCCTTTATGCTGTCTGAATCCTTCGGCGTATTTTATGCCAATTTCTTTTCCTCTTCTGCTTGAAATCTCCTTCATAGTCTCTGTGTATTTGTCCATACCGTGCTGTCTTTTCAACCAGGAGCGTTGACTTTCATGTTTCCTTAACATGCTTGTTTTGGTTTCCATTACATCTTTAATATCTACAAAAAATTCAGGATGCACAGGATTGCCAAATCTATCCTTTAAATCCAGAGAATCTCCATAATATAGATATGGAATCTTGGATGTCGCTTTTGCTGGATTTACTAAGGCAGTGTGATAATTGGGAATTGGTGCGTTGAAACATCCGTCCCACACTAAATCAGCAGTTATCTCATGATCCTTCATATAATCCTGAGGAGACATGGTAATAACAATATCAGGGTCCACTTTTCGTATCATTTCTGTAACCATAAATCTTGTTGGATTATCAAACACAACATGTAAACAGGATATGCCACAGCTAATATATTCTGCCCCAAGCAGTTCTGCTGATGACTTAGCTTCCGCATACCGTTTTCTGCTCAAGTCTGCTGGAACATACTCAACAGACCCCATATCCCCTGAACCCACGGTTGCAATGGTTATCTTATGCCCTTTTTTCTTCAGTAGAGCAAGAGTTCCAGCCATAATAAATTCTACATCATCAGGATGCATTCCAATACCAAAAATCTTCATAATTTCATACCCTCCTTCCTTCTATTTTATCTTATGTTCGTATCTTTTCCCACTCTCTAATTCCACAGTAACACTGCTTCTGAGTATATTTAAATCAACCACCTTCCCCTGCCCATATTCTGTATCTACCGTTGCATCTATTTTAGGAAAAGACTTTTTCATCTCTTGATACGACTTTGATTCATATCTCAGGCAACACATCAAGCGACCACATAAGCCTGATATTTTTGAGGGGTCTAAGTGAAAATTCTGAGATTTAGCATTTTGAATGGTAACTGCCTGAAACTCCTTAATGAAACTTGCACAACAAAGAACCCTCCCGCAATGCCCACAATATCCTGCAATATTTTTTGCTCTATCTCGTACGCCCACTTGTCTTAATTCTATTCTTGTTTTTAATGTATGCTCAATGTCTTTTAACAGGTCTCTAAAATCCACTCTATCGTCTGCCACAAAATGGAATATTATTTTATTTCCCTCATGTATGTACTTTGCATCTATAACTCTAATTGGAAGATTATGTTTGGCTACTTTTTCTAAACATATTGCTAATGCCTTTTTCTCTCGCTCAAATATATCCTGTATCTGACTTATATCACTCTCTGTGGCAACTCTAATGATTTGCCCTCTCTCTTTAGAACATATACAATCAGCTACCTCTTGTATCCCTGATACAATTTTAGCGTAATATTTATCGCCATCTACTTCTATTAGACAGTAATCATTATACCTGGCAACAGTGTTGCCAATATCAAGCCATAATGTTCTGTCTTTGCAAATCCTAACCTGGATTATTTTATGCATCTACTTTTCCTTGTATATCTAAAAACAACTTCTCCAGAATAAGCTGGGAACTGACATTGTTTCTTACATACGTCTTCATGTCAGTAATTGTGTTCAAAAACCTTTCAATCTGCGACAGAGAAAATTTATTCTCTAATTGCCTAAGATCCTCGCTAATATCCAAATTAATAAGAGAAACTTGTTCTCCAGCCTGCTTCAAGATTGCAATATCTCTGAGGCATGTTGTAAGCATGTCTAAGCTCATATGCAACTTGTTTCTATATTCTCTAACATCTCTGCTCCACTCACTATTAAATTCTCCTACAAGGCTAATCACATCTTCATTCTTCAACCTGCTAAGCATATCCATTAACCTACTCTTTGCAAGAGGTATTTGTGTGTCATCCTTCAACTCAAGTGCCTCTCCTAAACTACCCTGTGATAAATTGGCTATGAAATGAGCAAGAGATTTGTCTACTCTATGATGTTCTACTAAAAAGCCCTCAATTCTATGAAGCTCTATCCTGTTAAAAGGAACTGCCTGGCAGCGTGAAACTATGGTCCGTAAAAGCAGATGCAAGCTTGTAGAGGTTAAGATTAATACGGAATTTTCAGGTGGTTCCTCCAAAGTTTTTAAAAGGCAGTTTGCAGCTTGAATAGTCATATTTTCTGCTTCTGCAATAATATATACTTTTTTCTTACCCTCATATGTTTTAAATGATATTTGTGTTCTTAATTCTCTAATATTATCAATTGTTATAGATAAAGAAGACCCTGTTGGATAAATGCATTTCACATCCGGATGTATAGAAGCATCTATCTTTTTGCAACATACGCATCTATCACAAGGAATCTCACTAGACCCGTCACAATTCAATGCTTTGGCAAGATTAACTGCTGCCAACCTTTTACCTACTCCATGTGGGCCAATGAACAGATAAGCATGAGGAATTCTTCCATGTTTCAACGAATTCCGCAAAAGCCCGACAGCTATTTCCTGCCCGATAATATCATTAAACGACATAACTATTTCTTCTCAATAAATCATCTATATGCTTCTGGATTTCTAACTGTGTCTCACTGATTTCACTTTTTACTGTAACTACTTTTATGCGTACTGGCTCTCTTCGAGCAAGATTAAGATATCCTTCCCGCACTCTTTTATGAAATTCAATATCTTCCTGTTCAATCCTATCACTCTCCCCTCTTGGAAAGGAATCCTTTGATAAGTGCAGAGATTTTTCTAACCCAATATTCACGTCAATATCCAAAAGAATTGTCAGGGCTGGTTTTATCTTGTTTACAGCAAAGTCATTTATGTTCTTTATAATACTCAGATCTATTTCCCTTCCATACCCTTGATATGCAAATGTAGCATCATAGAAACGATCACAAATTACAGTAATGTTTTTTTCTAATGCAGGAATAATAATCTCATCAACATGCTGTGCCCGTGCTGCTTCGTACAGTAGCAATTCGGTTCTTACTGACATATTCTTGTACAACGGAGAGAGCAGTAATTGCCTCATTTTTTCTCCTAATGCTGTGCTGCCCGGCTCTCTTGTACAGTAAGTCTTAATCCCTTTCTGAGTAAGATAACCAGCGAGCAACCTGGAATGCGTAGATTTCCCACTACCCTCAGGCCCCTCCAATGTTAATAAAAACCCTTTTTTCATAACGTGCCAATTATAACATTACATGCTGTTTTGTCTATTGGAATTTGTATCTTGAACTGGGCTATGGTTTTTGCTAGTATACTTAAAATTATACTTGCGCCAGTAGCTCAGTTGGATAGAGCATCTGCCTTCTAAGCAGAGGGTCAGGGGTCCGAATCCCTTCTGGCGTACTTTTTGAATCAACGGAGAAAAATCAATGCTTAAGTCTATAAGAAAAAACATGAAGCCGATAATGTGGATAACAGCATTAAGCTTTCTGGCTACAATATTCTTTGCATGGGGAATGGGTGTAACATCGAAAGCAAGAACAAATATTACCGTGGCAAAAGTAAATGGAGTTGCTATCAAGTATGAAGAGTTTAGATATGCTCTAACAGCTACGGAAAGAAATTATAGAAGAATGTATGGAGATCAGTTTGACAGAATCAAAAAAAACATGGACATGGATAATCAGGTTCTAAATCAATTGATAGATCAAAAGCTTCTTATGCAGGAGATAAAGAAACAGCGCATAAAAATCTCAGACAAAGAGATTATAGATAGGATAAAACAAGATCCAGTATTTAAAAACAAGAAAGGCGGGTTTGATAAGGCAAAGTTTGAACAGTATGTAAATGGCATCCCTGCTTCTCAGTGGCAAGAGATTGAGAATGGGATTAAGAAATCTCTTGCGCTCGAGCATCTTTGGAAAAGAATCACTGATCCAGTTATAATAAGCGACAAGAAAATTTTAGACGAATTTATGCTAAAAAATGAAAAAGTAAAAATCAACTATATATGCTTCCGTGTAGACGAGTTCAAAACGCAGGTATCTGTGAATGATGAAGATATTGCTGAATATTTTTCTAAAAACAAAACTGAATTCAAGCAGCCTGATAGGGTTAATACAGAATACGTGCTTATCAAACCAGAGCCCTTTAAAGAAAAAACCGAAGTTTCAGATGATGAAATTAGAAAATATTATGCAGAGAATAAACAGGAATTTGAAGTAGTTGATAAAAAGCCTAAAGAAATTAAGCTTCTAGAAGAAGTAAGGGCTCAGATAAAAGAGAAACTTACAAAAGAAAAAGCAGAGCAATTAGCTCAAGAAAGAGCTTATGATCTCTCTATTGACCTGGGTGAAGAAAATAAATGGGAAGAGATACTAAAAAAAGAGAATCTCTTATCAAAGCAGACCGGGTATTTTGCAGAAGGAGAAGAAATCCTAGAGATAGGCTATTCCCGCGAGTTTTCCCAAAGCGCATTTTCTCTTGGCAAAGATGATATAAGCGACCCGATTAAAACGGCTAAAGGGTTTTGCATATTAAGACTTGTGGATCTAAAGCCATCCTACATACCCGAGCAGATAGAAGAAGTAAAGGAGGATGTCCGTAAAAGGTTAACTGCTCTTAAATCAAAGGAACTAGCTGAGAAAAAAGCAGATGAGTTCATCGAAAAATCTCAATCAGCAAAGAATATCGAAAAGTTAGCAAAAAAGTTTGGTTATGAGGTTAAGCAAACAGATTTCTTTGAAAGAGGAGTGTATACAAAAGACATTGGATATGCCCCTAAACTCATAGCAGAAGCGTTCCTTCTTAAAAAAGGTGATGTAAAAAAAGCATCAGAATCGCAAGATGTATTTGTAATAGAACTTGTTGAGAGAAAAGCTGCTGATAAAGGAGAATTTAATACACAGAAGGAGCAAATTAAACAGACTCTGCTGCAAAAAAAGAAGCAGTCGGTATATGAGAAATGGTTCAAAAACCTAAAACAGGAAGCAAAGATTGTAAATAATCTTGATGAAATACGACGTGCACAGTAAAAAATCCCGTAGATACACCACTCCGAAGATAACTGATCCTATCAAGCATATTTTAGAGGAATTCAAGATATCCCAAAATTTCCCAAAACCAGTAATAGAAGAATGTGAAAACATTGATCCATTTATTTCTAAAGAAGAAATTAAAAAACGCCGCAACCTAACAGAGCTTACATGTTTTACAATAGACCCTGAAGATGCAAAGGATTTTGATGATGCAGTATCTATTGAAAAAACTGAGAATGGAGGTTTTTTACTAGGCGTTCATATAGCGGATGTTGATCATTATGTAAATAAAAATAAGCATATAGACAGCCAGGCTCTTTCCAGAGGAACAAGCATATATCTTTCCGATAGAGTGATTCCGATGCTGCCTTCCAAGCTTTCTGAGGATCTGTGCAGCTTAAAGCCTGACGAGAACAGATTAACTTTAACAGTTATGATAAAAATAGATGCACAGGGCAATATTAGAGAATACGAAATCTTTGAAAGCTTAATTAAAAGCAAGGCAAGGTTATCCTATGAATCCGCAGAGGAATTAATACATTCCAACGAGGCAAGTAAAAACGCAGAAATATCATCATCCTTAAAAATTATGTACAAACTAAGCAAGATATTAGATAAAAAAAGATTGGATAGAGGATACATTGACTTTGATATCCCTGAGGTTAAGATCTCACTTGATGGGAATGGGAAAGTCTTTGATATTCAAAAGAAGAAGAGATTATCCAGCCATGTTTTGATCGAGGAATTTATGCTTCTTGCAAATCAGTGTGTAGCAGAATACATTACTAAAAATAAGGTTCCTATGATCTATCGCGTTCATGAAACTCCTGATGATTTAAAAATAAAGGACTTTGCATTGCTTGCAAAAACGCTGAATTACAGATTTGATCAAAATAAATCTAAAAATCCGAAATATATACAGGGATTTCTACATAAAACAAATGGGGAAAAGCACCATGCTCTTATTAGCCAGATTATTTTAACATGTATGCAAAAAGCAATATATTCTACCAAGAATGTCGGGCACTTCGGGCTTGCATTAAACTGCTATACTCATTTCACATCCCCTATCAGACGCTATCCCGATTTAATTATTCACAGAATTCTTAAAAACAAGTTCAAAAACCGAATAGATAATCTTCCTGAGATTGCAGGCATTGCTTCTGAAAGAGAACAAATAGCTGTCAATATAGAAAGAGAGACAATTAAGCTAAAACAAGTTGAGTTTATGAAAAATAGACTTGGGGATATATTTGAAGGCGTAATATCCGGTGTTCAGCCCTATGGCTTGTTTGTTGAGCTTAATGATACTCTTGCTGAAGGGCTTGTTCATGTAAGCGCATTAAAGAACGACTATTATACGTTCTCTGAGAAA encodes:
- a CDS encoding ribonuclease Z codes for the protein MKIKILGSAAGLAGLNRYNASILLQIGSSSYLIDAGEPCSATLYVSNYNIFSIKAVFLSHVHPDHIGGLAQLLSVFQMCSSPRGSYKFRPSDKYKVNLYLPEDSIEASKNFFDMSLGLSELRYDVNIIPIKEGEFFEDDRLRVSAFPNTHLQGQSSKSKTSYSFSFECRGKRIVYTGDIGKIEDIIPLLKDEIDLLITEGVHIPLEDLFSMLSKASIKKVVVTHFHPEFYTQEKKILEIGKRYLNCELLVAKDNSEIKI
- a CDS encoding glucosamine-6-phosphate isomerase, yielding MDLMSTIKGSLLENFFPQGWNIEKLDKCCDNPPESVTERQDWWNKKFEPVSCETLSDFDTMMGHEIAIEIKRARDEGRKIAFILPVGPMGMYKWAVYFLKEWNVDCKHVYGFNMDEWSDRQGNTLPSDNIGAFQNAMQQALYGPLGDLTVPKNQRHFALKNILPTYAEKIGQLKEEGAKLIVVFGIGRMFHIAFWEPHFAGEFSGEEEWKKQEYRLGAKLHPLTIEQNAITSFKSRTTLVPCFANTIGPGLFLKADKIIGGCDGTLGRGMMWQGLSLWVTLRHGPNIWIPSSFMPTLAGKLFFLKELAGPLVADCN
- a CDS encoding PIG-L family deacetylase, whose translation is MKIFGIGMHPDDVEFIMAGTLALLKKKGHKITIATVGSGDMGSVEYVPADLSRKRYAEAKSSAELLGAEYISCGISCLHVVFDNPTRFMVTEMIRKVDPDIVITMSPQDYMKDHEITADLVWDGCFNAPIPNYHTALVNPAKATSKIPYLYYGDSLDLKDRFGNPVHPEFFVDIKDVMETKTSMLRKHESQRSWLKRQHGMDKYTETMKEISSRRGKEIGIKYAEGFRQHKGHPFPQDNILEKLLKNKVKYKKQDNGG
- the ricT gene encoding regulatory iron-sulfur-containing complex subunit RicT; this translates as MHKIIQVRICKDRTLWLDIGNTVARYNDYCLIEVDGDKYYAKIVSGIQEVADCICSKERGQIIRVATESDISQIQDIFEREKKALAICLEKVAKHNLPIRVIDAKYIHEGNKIIFHFVADDRVDFRDLLKDIEHTLKTRIELRQVGVRDRAKNIAGYCGHCGRVLCCASFIKEFQAVTIQNAKSQNFHLDPSKISGLCGRLMCCLRYESKSYQEMKKSFPKIDATVDTEYGQGKVVDLNILRSSVTVELESGKRYEHKIK
- the holB gene encoding DNA polymerase III subunit delta', which translates into the protein MSFNDIIGQEIAVGLLRNSLKHGRIPHAYLFIGPHGVGKRLAAVNLAKALNCDGSSEIPCDRCVCCKKIDASIHPDVKCIYPTGSSLSITIDNIRELRTQISFKTYEGKKKVYIIAEAENMTIQAANCLLKTLEEPPENSVLILTSTSLHLLLRTIVSRCQAVPFNRIELHRIEGFLVEHHRVDKSLAHFIANLSQGSLGEALELKDDTQIPLAKSRLMDMLSRLKNEDVISLVGEFNSEWSRDVREYRNKLHMSLDMLTTCLRDIAILKQAGEQVSLINLDISEDLRQLENKFSLSQIERFLNTITDMKTYVRNNVSSQLILEKLFLDIQGKVDA
- the tmk gene encoding dTMP kinase; the protein is MKKGFLLTLEGPEGSGKSTHSRLLAGYLTQKGIKTYCTREPGSTALGEKMRQLLLSPLYKNMSVRTELLLYEAARAQHVDEIIIPALEKNITVICDRFYDATFAYQGYGREIDLSIIKNINDFAVNKIKPALTILLDIDVNIGLEKSLHLSKDSFPRGESDRIEQEDIEFHKRVREGYLNLARREPVRIKVVTVKSEISETQLEIQKHIDDLLRRNSYVV
- a CDS encoding SurA N-terminal domain-containing protein, which gives rise to MLKSIRKNMKPIMWITALSFLATIFFAWGMGVTSKARTNITVAKVNGVAIKYEEFRYALTATERNYRRMYGDQFDRIKKNMDMDNQVLNQLIDQKLLMQEIKKQRIKISDKEIIDRIKQDPVFKNKKGGFDKAKFEQYVNGIPASQWQEIENGIKKSLALEHLWKRITDPVIISDKKILDEFMLKNEKVKINYICFRVDEFKTQVSVNDEDIAEYFSKNKTEFKQPDRVNTEYVLIKPEPFKEKTEVSDDEIRKYYAENKQEFEVVDKKPKEIKLLEEVRAQIKEKLTKEKAEQLAQERAYDLSIDLGEENKWEEILKKENLLSKQTGYFAEGEEILEIGYSREFSQSAFSLGKDDISDPIKTAKGFCILRLVDLKPSYIPEQIEEVKEDVRKRLTALKSKELAEKKADEFIEKSQSAKNIEKLAKKFGYEVKQTDFFERGVYTKDIGYAPKLIAEAFLLKKGDVKKASESQDVFVIELVERKAADKGEFNTQKEQIKQTLLQKKKQSVYEKWFKNLKQEAKIVNNLDEIRRAQ
- the rnr gene encoding ribonuclease R produces the protein MKYDVHSKKSRRYTTPKITDPIKHILEEFKISQNFPKPVIEECENIDPFISKEEIKKRRNLTELTCFTIDPEDAKDFDDAVSIEKTENGGFLLGVHIADVDHYVNKNKHIDSQALSRGTSIYLSDRVIPMLPSKLSEDLCSLKPDENRLTLTVMIKIDAQGNIREYEIFESLIKSKARLSYESAEELIHSNEASKNAEISSSLKIMYKLSKILDKKRLDRGYIDFDIPEVKISLDGNGKVFDIQKKKRLSSHVLIEEFMLLANQCVAEYITKNKVPMIYRVHETPDDLKIKDFALLAKTLNYRFDQNKSKNPKYIQGFLHKTNGEKHHALISQIILTCMQKAIYSTKNVGHFGLALNCYTHFTSPIRRYPDLIIHRILKNKFKNRIDNLPEIAGIASEREQIAVNIERETIKLKQVEFMKNRLGDIFEGVISGVQPYGLFVELNDTLAEGLVHVSALKNDYYTFSEKQFALVGKRTKRRFQLGDSVKVQVVRVDSNKRLIDFILLDDKERN